The Candidatus Zixiibacteriota bacterium nucleotide sequence GTGCCACTTTGATCTGATGCTGCACCAGGTCGACCTCGAAGGCTTCCTCCGTGATCGGGTGCTCGACTTGGATGCGGGTGTTCATTTCCATGAAGTAGAAACGATGGTTGTTGTCGACCAGAAATTCGATAGTCCCCGCGCCGCGATATTCTACCCGGCGTGCGCCGGCCACCGCGGCTTCGCCCATGCGAGCCCTAAGTTCCTCGGTCATCAGCGGCGACGGTGTTTCTTCGATTAATTTCTGATGGCGGCGCTGGATCGAGCAGTCGCGTTCCCCGAAGTGGTAGTAGTTGCCGTGGGTGTCGCCCAGGAGCTGAATTTCCACGTGGTGCGGATTGACAATGACTTTTTCGAGATAGAGATCCGGATTGGAGAAAGCATTGGCGGCTTCGGTCGACGCAATATGAAATCCGCGTTCCAGTTCGGCGGCATCGCGGCAAATCCGCATCCCCTTGCCGCCCCCTCCGGCTACGGCCTTCAGTATAACCGGATAGCCTACTTGCTCAGCGACTTCGCGGGCGATCTCGAACGAGGCCACCACACCGTCGGAGCCGGGGATCACCGGCACGCCGGCTTCCTTCATGAGCGCCTTCGCCGACGCTTTATCCCCCATGAGGCGGATTTGTTTGGGAGTGGGGCCGATGAACACGATTCCGCAGGATTCGCAGACCTCGGCGAAATCGGCGTTTTCGGCCAGGAAGCCGTAGCCCGGATGGATCGCGCCGGCGTTGGTGACTTCGGCGGCAGAAATAATCCGCTTGAAGTCCAGATATGACTGCCCGGGCGGCGGCGGACCGATACAGACATCTTCATCGGCAAACCTGACGTGGAGAGCGTCGCGATCGGCCTCGGAATAAACCGCCACGGTCTTAAGGCCGAGCTCGTGGCAGGCACGGATAACTCTGAGGGCGATTTCGCCGCGATTGGCTATGAGGACTTTATCGAACAATCACACACCTTGGCTTCCATGGGCCGGGAT carries:
- the accC gene encoding acetyl-CoA carboxylase biotin carboxylase subunit, with amino-acid sequence MFDKVLIANRGEIALRVIRACHELGLKTVAVYSEADRDALHVRFADEDVCIGPPPPGQSYLDFKRIISAAEVTNAGAIHPGYGFLAENADFAEVCESCGIVFIGPTPKQIRLMGDKASAKALMKEAGVPVIPGSDGVVASFEIAREVAEQVGYPVILKAVAGGGGKGMRICRDAAELERGFHIASTEAANAFSNPDLYLEKVIVNPHHVEIQLLGDTHGNYYHFGERDCSIQRRHQKLIEETPSPLMTEELRARMGEAAVAGARRVEYRGAGTIEFLVDNNHRFYFMEMNTRIQVEHPITEEAFEVDLVQHQIKVALGERLTYRQADLRHKWVAIECRINAEDVEKDFRPTPGKIDAIHVPGGPGVRVDKAVYAGYTIPPYYDSMMAKLIVRARTREQALAKMRVSLDQFIVQGVPTTIPFHREIFDHPDFIAGNYDTSFLETKFRGPGDDAKKKSVTVKRPGEGDTSEALTAVAIEPPAADSASQ